Proteins found in one Zea mays cultivar B73 chromosome 1, Zm-B73-REFERENCE-NAM-5.0, whole genome shotgun sequence genomic segment:
- the LOC103643617 gene encoding probable potassium transporter 16, with protein MAAHQHGTAGRGGGGGSMEIFPYSYSSGRDLELVDLPAEPVDVKRQDSLYRDATMPAHHGHNGQESWVRTLRLAFQCVGILYADLGTSPLYVYANTFKYGVHHEDDVLGVLSIIIYSFVLFTMIKIVFIALYANDDGDGGTFALYSLISRYAKVCLIPNQQAEDELVSRYKHRSKPSATLRRAQWMKDLLETSKTAKVSLFFLTILATALAISDCMLTPPISVLAAVNGLKLRAPHLTTDETVWITVGILVVFFAVQRLGTDKIGYTFAPVVFVWLLLISGIGLYNTVKYDVSTLKAFNAKYIVDYFRRNKKKGWVSLGEILLCFTGTEALFADLGYFSIRSIQLSFTFGLLPSVMLTYIGQAAYMRKHIDTLDISNVFFQSIPRSLFWPTFVLALITSVIGSQAMVSCAFATMSHLQALNCFPRVKILHTSRRYSGQLYSPEVNVFLCIAACVVTVSFRTTGFIAKAHEICVVLVMVITTLLMTIVMLLVWKVNIWWIAVFFAVFMSTECVYTAAVLYKFTHGPYVPLAMSAVLMFVMAVWHYVHVKRYRHELERTVSRDAARDLLERGDLKRVPGLGLFYTELVQGIPPIFPHLVGKIPTIHSVVVFITVKSLPVPHVHVTDRFLFRQVEPKEFMVFRCVARYGYRDALETAADFVSVLVEYLQYYVRDLNLYGVVGDEPFKIVFHSARVDSFSWEKHSSGHAVYAEEMLTPAQSFSELTMHPVSMSSRLAHFQTGKMNLEEMLKIEEDQKIIQREVDNGVVYIIGESEVVAKPHSNLFKKIIVNYVYSFLRKNSRNGEKMLSIPRGQLLKVGITYEI; from the exons ATGGCGGCACATCAGCATGGTACGGCCGGccggggtggtggtggtggtagcatGGAGATCTTCCCCTACAGCTACAGCAGCGGCCGCGACCTGGAGCTGGTGGACCTGCCGGCGGAACCGGTGGACGTGAAGCGCCAGGACTCGCTCTACCGCGACGCCACCATGCCGGCGCACCACGGCCACAACGGACAG GAGAGCTGGGTCCGGACGCTACGGCTGGCGTTCCAGTGCGTGGGCATCCTGTACGCCGACCTCGGCACCTCGCCGCTCTACGTGTACGCCAACACCTTCAAGTACGGCGTCCACCACGAGGACGACGTCCTCGGCGTCCTGTCCATCATCATCTACAGCTTCGTCCTCTTCACCATGATCAAGATCGTCTTCATCGCCCTCTACGccaacgacgacggcgacg GTGGCACGTTCGCGCTCTACTCGCTCATCTCGCGCTACGCCAAGGTGTGCCTCATCCCGAACCAGCAGGCGGAAGACGAGCTCGTGTCGAGGTACAAGCATCGCAGCAAGCCGTCGGCgacgcttcggagagcccagtggATGAAGGACCTGCTGGAGACCAGCAAGACTGCAAAGGTCTCGCTCTTCTTCCTCACCATCCTCGCCACGGCGCTCGCCATCAGCGACTGCATGCTAACCCCTCCGATATCAG TACTCGCAGCTGTCAACGGACTCAAGCTGAGAGCACCGCATCTGACTACAG ATGAGACTGTGTGGATCACAGTGGGCATTCTGGTGGTTTTCTTCGCGGTCCAGCGCTTGGGCACCGACAAGATCGGCTACACGTTCGCGCCGGTGGTCTTCGTGTGGCTCCTCCTCATCTCCGGCATCGGGCTCTACAACACGGTCAAGTACGACGTCAGCACGCTGAAGGCTTTCAACGCCAAGTACATCGTCGACTACTTCCGAAGGAACAAGAAGAAAGGGTGGGTTTCGCTGGGTGAAATCCTCCTCTGCTTCACAG GCACTGAAGCTCTCTTCGCTGACCTGGGATACTTCAGCATCAGATCTATACAG CTAAGCTTCACCTTCGGCTTGTTACCTTCAGTGATGCTGACGTACATTGGGCAAGCGGCATACATGAGGAAACACATAGACACGCTTGACATATCCAACGTTTTCTTCCAATCCATTCCAA GATCTTTGTTTTGGCCAACTTTCGTCCTGGCTCTCATCACGTCGGTCATCGGAAGCCAAGCCATGGTCTCGTGTGCCTTCGCAACCATGTCTCATCTACAGGCGCTCAACTGTTTCCCGAGGGTTAAGATTCTGCACACGTCAAGGCGTTACTCAGGCCAGCTCTACAGCCCCGAAGTGAACGTCTTCCTCTGCATTGCCGCCTGCGTCGTCACCGTAAGCTTCAGGACGACAGGTTTCATAGCCAAAGCACACG AGATCTGCGTGGTCCTCGTGATGGTGATCACGACGCTCCTGATGACAATAGTGATGCTGCTGGTGTGGAAGGTGAACATCTGGTGGATCGCCGTGTTCTTCGCCGTGTTCATGTCGACGGAGTGCGTGTACACGGCCGCGGTCCTGTACAAGTTCACCCACGGGCCGTACGTGCCGCTGGCCATGTCGGCCGTCCTCATGTTCGTCATGGCCGTGTGGCACTACGTGCACGTCAAGCGGTACAGGCACGAGCTGGAGCGCACCGTGTCGCGGGACGCGGCCAGGGACCTGCTGGAGCGCGGGGACCTCAAGAGGGTCCCGGGGCTGGGCCTCTTCTACACCGAGCTGGTGCAGGGGATCCCGCCCATCTTCCCTCACCTCGTCGGCAAGATCCCCACCATCCACtccgtcgtcgtcttcatcaccGTGAAGAGCCTGCCGGTGCCCCACGTCCACGTCACGGACCGCTTCCTCTTCCGCCAGGTCGAGCCCAAGGAGTTCATGGTGTTCCGTTGCGTGGCGAGGTACGGGTACCGCGACGCGCTCGAGACGGCCGCTGATTTCGTCAGCGTCCTCGTCGAGTACCTCCAGTACTACGTCAGGGACCTCAACCTCTACGGGGTTGTCGGTGATGAGCCGTTCAAGATCGTCTTCCACAGTGCTCGGGTGGACAGCTTTTCTTGGGAGAAGCACTCGTCGGGACATGCTGTCTATGCCGAGGAGATGCTCACACCAGCCCAGTCCTTCTCCGAGCTCACAATGCATCCGGTCTCCATGAGCAGTAGACTGGCACATTTCCAG ACAGGGAAAATGAACCTGGAGGAGATGTTGAAGATCGAGGAAGATCAAAAGATCATCCAACGCGAGGTGGACAACGGTGTTGTTTACATAATTGGGGAGAGTGAAGTAGTAGCCAAGCCTCATTCCAACTTGTTCAAGAAGATTATTGTCAACTACGTCTACAGCTTCCTAAGGAAGAACTCAAGGAATGGAGAGAAGATGCTATCAATTCCAAGAGGCCAACTGCTTAAGGTTGGAATAACATATGAGATCTAA